A DNA window from Pseudodesulfovibrio thermohalotolerans contains the following coding sequences:
- the uxx1 gene encoding UXX-star selenoprotein family 1 yields the protein MSETIIYGKSTCPHTKRALAAHPQARFVDILASEANLEEMLKLSGGLRRIPVIVHDGETTVGFNRGS from the coding sequence ATGAGCGAAACAATCATATACGGCAAATCCACCTGCCCGCACACCAAACGCGCACTGGCCGCGCACCCCCAGGCGCGCTTCGTGGACATCCTGGCCTCCGAGGCCAACCTGGAGGAAATGCTCAAACTCTCCGGCGGACTGCGTCGCATCCCGGTCATCGTCCACGATGGGGAAACCACCGTAGGATTCAACCGGGGCTCCTGA
- the amrB gene encoding AmmeMemoRadiSam system protein B: protein MDRNPIVAGRFYEAQPEELYATVDEYLGLAEGKRQEHTLLAMVPHAGYVYSGAVCGKTLGTANLAPTVLLLGPNHTGRGERFALWPDGGWAIPGGFLSIDTALAAALLDADKDVQADTSAHMGEHSLEVILPFLYRLNPDTTIVPISISAPALDSLERVGRAIGRALAAFPNPVSIVVSSDMSHYISHEDAHKMDGMALEPMMTLDPAVLYDTVRSRHISMCGVLPMTVGLYAALELGATHADLEAYATSGEVSGDFQQVVGYAGVLVG from the coding sequence ATGGACAGAAATCCCATTGTTGCCGGACGGTTTTACGAGGCACAGCCGGAAGAGCTGTACGCCACGGTTGACGAGTATCTCGGATTGGCCGAGGGCAAACGGCAGGAGCACACCCTGCTGGCCATGGTGCCTCACGCCGGGTACGTGTACTCGGGAGCGGTCTGCGGCAAGACCCTGGGCACGGCCAATCTCGCGCCCACCGTGCTGTTGCTCGGTCCCAACCATACGGGGCGGGGAGAGCGGTTCGCCCTGTGGCCCGACGGCGGCTGGGCGATTCCAGGCGGATTCCTGTCCATCGACACCGCCCTGGCCGCGGCGCTGCTTGATGCCGACAAGGATGTCCAGGCGGATACCTCGGCGCACATGGGGGAGCATTCCCTGGAAGTGATCCTGCCGTTTCTCTATCGCCTCAATCCGGACACAACCATCGTGCCCATCAGTATCTCTGCGCCTGCCTTGGACTCTCTGGAGCGGGTGGGGCGAGCCATCGGTCGGGCCTTGGCCGCTTTTCCGAACCCCGTGTCCATTGTGGTCAGTTCTGACATGAGCCATTACATTTCCCACGAGGACGCCCACAAGATGGACGGCATGGCCCTGGAACCGATGATGACCCTCGATCCCGCCGTGCTCTACGACACGGTGCGCTCCCGGCATATTTCCATGTGCGGAGTGCTGCCCATGACAGTGGGATTATATGCGGCACTTGAACTTGGCGCGACCCATGCCGATCTGGAGGCCTACGCCACTTCAGGCGAGGTATCCGGCGACTTCCAGCAGGTCGTGGGTTACGCGGGCGTGCTGGTCGGTTGA